The following are encoded in a window of Corynebacterium marinum DSM 44953 genomic DNA:
- a CDS encoding FAD-dependent monooxygenase codes for MRSTIAARPGMRIAIVGAGIGGLTLAVELRRRGLDPQVYEQASELREVGAAVALSANAVRFLRDRIGVGGQLAAVAADVDGLVFRDGRDGRVLGRVLSREEYHERAGAPYYGVHRADLQLMLKDALGEDALHLNKQCVRVDDGEDSAVLHFADGDSVEADLVIGADGVRSRLRREMLGYDDAQFSGCHGWRGLVAPDEVPSLPDPESIQFWMGPGGHLLHYPIGGGVQNFLLVRRHDGPWADRSWVVPAEKDEHLAAFEGWDPAITEMISAAPAAERWALFNRPPLQRWSRGRITLLGDAAHAMVPHHGQGANQSIEDAIVLADCLMEGLEQGTGWDDARQRYQDLRADRVRRVQITSLATADALHLPDGPLADARNTRLGAPDFWERSLAWIHEHVADRAFAPVGA; via the coding sequence ATGAGGTCAACCATCGCCGCCCGCCCCGGAATGCGGATCGCCATCGTCGGAGCCGGTATCGGCGGACTCACCCTGGCCGTGGAGCTGCGCCGCCGGGGACTGGACCCCCAGGTCTACGAACAGGCGTCGGAACTGCGGGAGGTCGGCGCGGCCGTCGCGCTCTCCGCCAACGCCGTCCGCTTCCTGCGAGACCGGATCGGCGTCGGCGGGCAGCTGGCCGCGGTGGCCGCCGACGTCGACGGCCTGGTCTTCCGGGACGGGCGTGACGGCCGCGTCCTCGGCCGGGTGCTCTCCCGCGAGGAGTACCACGAGCGGGCCGGTGCGCCCTACTACGGCGTCCACCGGGCAGATCTGCAGCTGATGCTCAAGGATGCCCTGGGCGAGGACGCGCTGCACCTGAACAAGCAGTGCGTGCGGGTCGACGACGGTGAGGACTCGGCCGTCCTGCACTTCGCCGACGGGGACTCCGTCGAAGCCGACCTGGTCATCGGGGCCGACGGCGTGCGTTCGCGCCTGCGCCGGGAGATGCTCGGCTACGACGACGCCCAGTTCTCCGGATGCCACGGCTGGCGCGGACTGGTGGCCCCGGACGAGGTCCCCTCCCTGCCCGACCCGGAGAGCATCCAGTTCTGGATGGGCCCCGGCGGTCACCTCCTGCACTATCCCATCGGCGGCGGCGTGCAGAACTTCCTGCTGGTGCGCAGGCACGACGGCCCGTGGGCGGACCGGTCGTGGGTCGTGCCCGCCGAAAAGGACGAGCACCTGGCGGCCTTCGAGGGCTGGGACCCGGCCATCACGGAGATGATCAGCGCCGCCCCCGCAGCGGAGCGCTGGGCGCTGTTCAACCGCCCTCCGCTGCAGCGGTGGAGTCGCGGGCGCATCACCCTGCTCGGCGACGCCGCGCATGCGATGGTCCCCCACCACGGGCAGGGCGCCAACCAGTCGATCGAGGACGCCATCGTGCTCGCGGACTGCCTCATGGAAGGCCTCGAGCAGGGGACCGGCTGGGACGACGCGCGCCAGCGTTACCAGGACCTGCGCGCCGACCGGGTGCGCCGGGTCCAGATCACCTCGCTGGCCACCGCCGATGCCCTGCACCTGCCCGACGGCCCCCTGGCCGACGCCCGCAACACGCGTCTGGGCGCGCCCGACTTCTGGGAGCGTTCCCTGGCCTGGATCCATGAGCACGTCGCCGACCGCGCGTTCGCGCCGGTGGGGGCCTGA
- a CDS encoding MsnO8 family LLM class oxidoreductase has translation MRFSVLDRANAIAGLSESEVLQGVLEHARSAESRGFRRFLVAEHHAVPGLPGSQPAMLATAVGAATESIRIGTAGIMLPDHQPLIVAEQIATLEALFPSRVDAGIGSSLGFTAPVRAALRQGDVAELKKRYPDDLRELLGYLRGEAAVTARPANHGATPVFLLAGFRSVLLAAELGLGVILGGPNQVDAARLYRQNFRPGLIDAPQIILSFIIAVADTAEAARDLLLPEAWAQARARSTGSFDGLSPVGQLEEASLSSRERRRVEEALAGAVHGTPAQVGARLRELLHAAGAEEILVTGGMSDLAGRARSEELLAELGGS, from the coding sequence ATGCGCTTTTCTGTTCTCGACCGTGCCAACGCCATCGCCGGGCTCAGTGAATCGGAGGTGCTCCAGGGCGTGCTGGAGCATGCACGCTCCGCTGAATCGCGGGGGTTCCGGCGCTTCCTCGTCGCGGAGCACCACGCCGTCCCCGGGCTGCCGGGATCCCAGCCGGCGATGCTCGCCACGGCGGTGGGGGCCGCCACGGAATCGATCCGGATCGGCACCGCGGGCATCATGCTGCCTGATCATCAGCCCCTGATCGTCGCGGAGCAGATAGCCACCCTGGAGGCCCTGTTCCCTTCGCGTGTGGACGCCGGCATCGGCTCCTCCCTCGGTTTCACCGCGCCCGTCCGCGCGGCCCTGCGCCAGGGCGACGTGGCGGAGCTGAAGAAGCGGTACCCTGATGACCTGCGGGAGCTGCTCGGATATCTGCGCGGCGAGGCGGCGGTCACCGCCCGGCCGGCCAATCACGGCGCCACGCCGGTGTTCCTGCTGGCGGGCTTCCGCTCGGTGCTGCTTGCCGCCGAACTCGGCCTCGGCGTGATCCTCGGCGGCCCCAATCAGGTCGACGCCGCCCGGCTCTACCGGCAGAACTTCCGGCCCGGGCTCATCGACGCCCCGCAGATCATCCTCTCCTTCATCATCGCCGTCGCCGACACAGCTGAGGCTGCCCGCGACCTGCTCCTCCCCGAGGCCTGGGCGCAGGCGAGGGCCCGCTCCACCGGGTCCTTCGACGGTCTGTCTCCCGTGGGGCAGCTGGAGGAAGCCTCGCTCAGCAGTCGGGAGCGGCGCCGCGTCGAGGAGGCCCTGGCGGGTGCCGTCCACGGCACCCCGGCGCAGGTCGGGGCGCGGCTCCGGGAGCTTCTCCACGCCGCCGGCGCCGAGGAAATCCTCGTCACCGGCGGCATGAGCGACCTGGCGGGCAGGGCCCGCTCGGAGGAGCTGCTGGCGGAGCTGGGCGGTTCCTAG
- a CDS encoding L,D-transpeptidase, with amino-acid sequence MSEAQSPVVESEPAPPLVSVVDGAKGVDPSEPVTVTSAEGLKKVTMTNQDGKVVDSELSADGREWSTAEDLGYHRTYTIKAEDRAGRTTATTFSTVSPASTAGVSLAPLDGATVGVAQTVTLRFGAAVKDRQAAQDAITITTSPEVEGAFYWLNNSELRWRPKEYWTPGTQVDVRADIYGANLGGGVYGSQDNRMSFTIGEDVRTVVDDATKSMTVYRNGEVLRTIPVSLGTEKWATPNGTYIIGDERESMVMDSTTFGLGYDQGGYRTEVEYATQMSWSGIYVHAAPWSVGDQGSRNVSHGCINVTTEAAAWFQDVVKRGDPVEVRNTVGGVLSGYDGLGDWNIPWKTWRAGNADGTSSW; translated from the coding sequence GTGAGTGAGGCGCAGTCCCCGGTGGTGGAGTCGGAGCCTGCCCCGCCGCTTGTTTCGGTGGTGGACGGGGCGAAGGGCGTCGATCCCTCCGAGCCGGTGACTGTGACCTCGGCGGAGGGCCTGAAGAAGGTCACGATGACCAATCAGGACGGCAAGGTCGTCGACTCTGAGCTGTCGGCGGACGGCCGCGAGTGGTCGACAGCCGAGGATCTGGGTTACCACCGCACGTACACGATCAAGGCCGAGGACCGGGCGGGGCGGACCACTGCCACCACGTTCAGCACGGTGAGCCCGGCGTCGACGGCCGGTGTGTCGCTCGCGCCGCTGGACGGCGCCACGGTCGGCGTCGCGCAGACCGTCACGCTGCGGTTCGGCGCCGCAGTCAAGGACCGGCAGGCTGCGCAGGACGCCATCACTATCACCACGTCCCCGGAAGTCGAGGGCGCCTTCTACTGGCTGAACAACTCCGAGCTGCGCTGGCGGCCGAAGGAGTACTGGACCCCCGGCACGCAGGTGGACGTACGGGCGGACATCTACGGCGCGAACCTCGGCGGGGGAGTGTACGGCTCGCAGGACAACCGGATGAGCTTCACCATCGGCGAGGATGTGCGCACGGTGGTCGACGACGCCACCAAATCGATGACGGTCTACCGCAACGGCGAGGTCCTGCGCACCATCCCCGTTTCCCTGGGCACCGAAAAGTGGGCCACCCCGAACGGTACCTACATCATCGGCGACGAGCGGGAGTCCATGGTCATGGACTCCACCACGTTCGGTCTGGGTTACGACCAGGGCGGCTACCGCACCGAGGTGGAGTACGCGACGCAGATGTCCTGGTCCGGCATCTACGTCCACGCCGCGCCGTGGTCGGTGGGCGACCAGGGCAGCAGAAACGTCTCGCACGGCTGCATCAACGTCACCACCGAAGCCGCCGCATGGTTCCAGGACGTGGTCAAACGCGGTGACCCGGTCGAGGTGCGCAACACCGTCGGAGGGGTGCTGTCCGGCTACGACGGCCTCGGCGACTGGAACATCCCCTGGAAAACCTGGCGGGCGGGCAACGCGGACGGGACCTCCAGCTGGTGA
- a CDS encoding PucR family transcriptional regulator, with amino-acid sequence MDRLPELDDAVQDLAETVGRPLAVMDPSMRVVAYSIHESPEDRRRLFHLLAHSDAWPRPRTSRQAWQVESFPEVGPLAFLPLSDPQRHPVGYLVTPEDAADRPALIDAAPQLAELLRARRRESAEREERSRRLAVDLTSGNLHARESAAELLITERFLSDAEGYCAVALGVDPRDPTPLAREKAAQAVSRTLRFVRETSTATVIGGIMDAPVGVLVFPRPVVVPRLIRILEQPQVAPVRAGVGTLLPLADVHHSFGQARLAWRASWLAPADHQIVTTWDGAGLDATLARLPLEDFTLADLPPSTRDLLGTIDSPLLLATLEAYLDAGGDAQRTARELNIHRSTLYYRLDKLRTAVPGDLADGTLRRDLHTGLRMARLAGLVPQP; translated from the coding sequence GTGGACCGACTACCTGAACTTGACGACGCCGTCCAGGATCTCGCCGAGACCGTGGGCCGCCCCCTGGCCGTGATGGACCCCTCGATGCGGGTGGTGGCCTATTCGATCCACGAAAGCCCAGAAGACCGACGGCGCCTGTTCCACCTGCTGGCCCACAGCGACGCCTGGCCGCGCCCCCGCACGAGCAGGCAGGCATGGCAGGTCGAGTCGTTTCCCGAGGTCGGACCGCTGGCTTTCCTGCCGTTGAGCGATCCGCAGCGACACCCCGTCGGCTATCTGGTCACCCCCGAGGACGCGGCCGACCGTCCGGCGCTCATCGACGCCGCCCCGCAGCTCGCCGAGCTGCTCCGCGCCCGGCGCCGGGAGTCCGCGGAGCGGGAGGAACGCTCACGCCGCCTCGCCGTCGACCTGACCTCCGGCAACCTGCACGCGCGGGAGTCCGCGGCCGAGTTGCTCATCACCGAACGGTTCCTCAGTGACGCCGAGGGCTACTGCGCCGTCGCGTTGGGCGTCGACCCCCGCGACCCGACTCCCCTCGCCCGGGAGAAGGCGGCGCAGGCCGTGTCGCGCACGCTCCGGTTCGTCCGGGAGACCTCGACCGCCACGGTCATCGGCGGGATCATGGACGCCCCGGTCGGGGTCCTGGTGTTCCCCCGGCCCGTGGTGGTCCCCCGTCTCATCCGCATCCTGGAACAGCCGCAGGTGGCCCCGGTCCGGGCGGGTGTGGGCACGCTGCTCCCTCTCGCGGATGTGCACCACTCCTTCGGGCAGGCACGCCTGGCGTGGCGCGCCAGCTGGCTCGCCCCCGCCGACCACCAGATCGTGACCACCTGGGACGGCGCCGGCCTGGACGCGACGCTGGCGCGTCTGCCCCTGGAGGACTTCACCCTCGCCGATCTGCCGCCGTCAACGAGAGACCTGCTGGGCACGATCGACTCCCCGCTTCTCCTGGCCACCCTGGAGGCGTACCTCGACGCCGGCGGGGACGCCCAGCGGACTGCGCGCGAGCTGAACATCCACCGCTCGACGCTCTACTACCGGCTGGACAAACTACGCACCGCCGTCCCCGGCGATCTCGCTGACGGGACCCTGCGACGCGACCTGCACACCGGGTTGCGGATGGCACGTCTGGCAGGGCTGGTGCCGCAGCCGTGA
- a CDS encoding glutaminase, which produces MQPPIPDYLADILDHVRDDDGGQSADYIPELRDADPNRLALALCTTSGHVYSAGDGDVEFTIQSISKPFIYALALQELGAEAVDEVVGLEPSGEAFNELSLDDNDNRPVNPMINAGAIAVNQLINGEDSSVDDRVEKIRDLLSRLAGRDLSIDEELCNSEILSADRNLSIAHMLRSHGIIHDEAHDAVLSYTRQCSILVTTRDLAVMSATLATGGVQPVTGERLLTSEVCRRTLAVMSSSGMYDGAGRWMAGVGIPAKSGVAGGLIGTLPGQLGIATFSPRLDSSGNSVRGVKIFERLSREMGLHLMAADHHSVPGVRSITRDGDSTVIRLQGTINFTAAENILHELGSHKLGGSELLLDVSRVTSFNRMGRRMVKEGLRRLREKGFTCAIYDPEGVVTDLEFSDGTYADTVEALT; this is translated from the coding sequence ATGCAGCCACCCATCCCCGACTACCTCGCCGACATTCTCGACCACGTGCGCGACGACGACGGGGGACAATCCGCCGACTACATCCCCGAGCTCCGCGACGCAGATCCCAACCGCCTCGCCCTCGCGCTCTGCACCACCAGCGGGCACGTCTACTCCGCCGGGGACGGCGACGTGGAATTCACCATCCAGTCGATCTCCAAACCCTTCATCTACGCACTGGCGCTCCAGGAACTCGGGGCCGAAGCCGTCGACGAGGTCGTCGGACTGGAACCCTCCGGCGAGGCCTTCAACGAGCTCTCCCTCGACGACAACGACAACCGGCCGGTCAACCCCATGATCAACGCCGGGGCCATCGCCGTGAACCAGCTCATCAACGGGGAGGACTCCAGCGTCGACGACCGCGTGGAGAAGATCCGCGACCTGCTCTCCCGCCTCGCGGGCCGCGACCTGTCCATCGACGAGGAGCTGTGCAACTCCGAGATACTCAGCGCCGACCGCAACCTCTCCATCGCGCACATGCTGCGCAGCCACGGCATCATCCACGACGAGGCCCACGACGCAGTGCTCAGCTACACCCGGCAGTGCTCCATCCTGGTGACCACCCGCGACCTGGCGGTCATGTCGGCCACCCTCGCCACCGGGGGCGTCCAACCCGTCACCGGGGAACGGCTGCTCACCTCCGAAGTCTGCCGGCGCACCCTCGCGGTGATGAGCTCCTCCGGCATGTACGACGGTGCCGGCCGCTGGATGGCCGGGGTGGGCATCCCCGCGAAATCCGGCGTGGCGGGAGGGCTCATCGGCACCCTCCCCGGGCAGTTGGGCATCGCCACGTTCTCCCCCCGGTTGGACTCCAGCGGGAACTCCGTCCGGGGCGTGAAGATCTTCGAGCGCCTGTCCCGGGAGATGGGCCTGCACCTGATGGCGGCCGACCATCATTCCGTCCCCGGGGTCCGGTCCATCACCCGCGACGGGGACTCCACCGTCATCCGCCTCCAGGGGACCATCAACTTCACCGCCGCCGAGAACATCCTCCACGAGCTGGGCTCGCACAAACTGGGCGGGAGTGAACTGCTTCTCGACGTCTCCCGGGTCACCTCCTTCAACCGCATGGGCCGGCGCATGGTCAAGGAGGGCCTGCGCCGTCTCCGCGAGAAAGGATTCACCTGCGCCATCTACGACCCCGAAGGCGTGGTCACCGACCTGGAATTCTCCGACGGGACCTACGCGGACACGGTGGAGGCCCTCACCTGA
- a CDS encoding SDR family oxidoreductase has protein sequence MTDMRDPRTLHPKIDPPKQTQPHPGLDAELEPKGDLGLDTYQGNGRLKGRKALITGGDSGIGAAVAIAYAREGADVAIAYLPEEEPDAEKIIQAIEDAGQKALALPGDLQELAQCEAIVEKTVEAFGGLDILVNNASRQIWHDGIGNIPDDDFDATMKSNIYSSYRVTKAALPHLKPGSSIIFTSSIQAYEPSPHLLDYAMTKAAMNNLSKGLAQQLAPEGIRVNAVAPGPVWTPLQPSHGQPQDKIEGFGQHAPLGRAGQPAELAGAYVFLASDEASYVMGETLGVTGGSPTP, from the coding sequence ATGACCGACATGCGCGACCCCCGCACCCTCCACCCGAAGATCGACCCGCCGAAGCAGACGCAGCCCCACCCTGGCCTGGACGCCGAACTCGAGCCCAAGGGGGACCTGGGCCTGGACACCTACCAGGGCAACGGCCGACTGAAGGGCAGGAAGGCCCTGATCACCGGCGGCGACTCCGGCATCGGTGCCGCCGTGGCCATCGCCTACGCCCGGGAGGGGGCGGACGTCGCCATCGCCTACCTCCCCGAGGAGGAGCCGGACGCGGAGAAGATCATCCAGGCGATCGAGGACGCCGGCCAGAAGGCCCTGGCACTCCCGGGCGACCTGCAGGAGCTCGCCCAGTGCGAGGCCATCGTGGAGAAGACCGTCGAAGCCTTCGGTGGCCTGGACATCCTGGTCAACAACGCCTCCCGACAGATCTGGCACGACGGCATCGGGAACATCCCCGACGATGATTTCGACGCCACCATGAAGTCCAACATCTACAGCTCCTACCGGGTGACCAAGGCCGCCCTCCCCCACCTCAAGCCGGGTTCCTCGATCATCTTCACCTCCTCCATCCAGGCGTACGAGCCCTCCCCCCACCTCCTCGACTACGCCATGACCAAGGCCGCGATGAACAACCTGTCCAAGGGTCTGGCCCAGCAGCTCGCGCCGGAGGGAATCCGCGTCAATGCCGTCGCGCCGGGCCCGGTGTGGACCCCTCTCCAGCCCAGCCACGGCCAGCCGCAGGACAAGATCGAGGGTTTCGGCCAGCATGCTCCCCTGGGCCGGGCGGGCCAGCCCGCCGAACTGGCCGGGGCCTACGTGTTCCTGGCCTCCGACGAGGCGTCCTACGTCATGGGTGAGACCCTCGGTGTGACCGGCGGCTCCCCCACCCCCTAG
- a CDS encoding LLM class flavin-dependent oxidoreductase, protein MHLNLFAFAAGHHTSAWRASDSSSHRLGDIAYWEHLARVAERGLLDAVFLADGQSADLGGVGSGPLWFLEPVTTLTALARATERIGLVATASATFWPPFHAARLLASLDHISGGRAGVNVVTSMNDTEARNHGMPALPPHAERYARADEFISVLNRLWDSFPSDAVLNDPSARWGDPARLSTLDHSGDFFTVAGPLNIPAPPQGRPVLFQAGASEPGRNLAAKYAEGVYAVAWDLEMAREYRLDVRRRAEVAGRDPDELVVMPGLVTYVGRTGEEAREKQRALNGLLPVADALKGLSYFIGQDTSGWELDVPVPELPPLAEFNGPKGRYATILRIIESTHPTVRELLGYLAAGGGHATFVGTPEQIADEMQRWIEGGGADGFNLMPPSLPAGIEDFVDLVIPVLQERGLFRTEYTGTTLRGHLSG, encoded by the coding sequence GTGCACCTCAACCTCTTCGCCTTCGCCGCCGGCCACCACACCTCTGCGTGGCGCGCGTCCGACTCCTCCTCCCACAGGCTGGGTGACATCGCGTACTGGGAGCACCTCGCCCGGGTCGCGGAGCGGGGGCTTCTCGACGCCGTCTTCCTCGCCGACGGACAGTCCGCCGACCTCGGCGGCGTCGGGTCCGGCCCGCTGTGGTTCCTGGAGCCCGTGACCACGCTGACCGCCCTGGCCCGTGCCACCGAGCGGATCGGCCTGGTGGCCACCGCCTCCGCCACATTCTGGCCGCCGTTCCACGCTGCGCGTCTCCTGGCCAGCCTGGACCACATCTCCGGTGGCCGCGCGGGAGTCAACGTGGTGACCTCGATGAACGACACCGAGGCACGCAACCACGGGATGCCCGCGCTGCCCCCGCACGCCGAGCGCTACGCCCGCGCCGATGAGTTCATCTCCGTGCTCAACCGCCTGTGGGACTCGTTCCCGTCTGATGCGGTGCTCAACGATCCTTCCGCGCGGTGGGGCGACCCCGCCCGCTTGTCGACGCTCGATCACTCCGGGGACTTCTTCACGGTCGCGGGGCCGCTCAACATCCCGGCGCCGCCCCAGGGACGTCCGGTGCTCTTCCAGGCCGGGGCCTCGGAGCCGGGTCGGAATCTGGCGGCGAAGTACGCCGAAGGCGTCTACGCCGTCGCCTGGGATCTCGAGATGGCCCGGGAGTACCGCCTCGACGTGCGCCGCCGCGCCGAGGTGGCCGGGCGGGACCCCGATGAGCTCGTGGTCATGCCGGGCCTGGTCACCTACGTCGGACGCACCGGGGAGGAGGCGCGGGAGAAACAGCGTGCCCTCAACGGGCTGCTTCCGGTGGCGGACGCCCTGAAGGGCCTGTCCTACTTCATCGGACAGGACACCTCCGGTTGGGAACTCGACGTCCCCGTCCCGGAACTGCCGCCGCTGGCTGAGTTCAACGGCCCGAAGGGGCGGTACGCCACGATCCTGCGCATCATCGAGTCGACGCACCCGACCGTGCGTGAACTGCTGGGTTACCTCGCCGCCGGTGGTGGGCACGCCACCTTCGTGGGCACCCCGGAGCAGATCGCCGACGAGATGCAGCGCTGGATCGAGGGCGGTGGCGCGGACGGCTTCAACCTCATGCCGCCGTCCCTGCCGGCGGGCATCGAGGACTTCGTGGACCTGGTCATCCCCGTCCTCCAGGAACGGGGCCTGTTCCGGACGGAGTACACCGGCACCACGCTGCGGGGGCACCTGAGCGGGTAG
- a CDS encoding IS30 family transposase yields the protein MRSPGRPEPSREVQRGFWRLIATGITSAEAALKVGVSVPVGTRWFRHAGGVPPLSLNEPSGRYLSFEEREEIAILRATGLGVRQIARELGRDPGTVSRELRRNAATRSGKQEYRAVVAQWKAQQAAKRPKTAKLVSHVVLREYVQERLSGNIRRSDGSVVDGPTPVPWKGLNKPHRADRRWSLAWSPEQISHRLTIDFPDDESMRISPEAIYQSLFIEGRGGLKRELVTCLRTGRALRRPRERSRNTPQGHVTADVVLSERPAEAADRAVPGHWEGDLIIGTGRSAIGTLVERSSRCTMLVHLPRLTGWGEQPVVKNGPALGGYGAGAMNAALSTSLTALPVQLRKTLTWDRGKELSGHAQVTLDTGTKVFFADPHSPWQRPTNENTNGLLRQYFPKGTDLSRWSAEDLEAVAIALNNRPRKILNWKTPAEVFAEQLQLLQQPGVATTD from the coding sequence ATGCGGTCGCCCGGTCGTCCGGAACCCTCGCGGGAGGTGCAGCGTGGGTTCTGGCGCTTGATCGCGACGGGCATCACCTCGGCGGAGGCAGCGCTCAAAGTAGGAGTGTCCGTGCCGGTGGGTACGCGCTGGTTTCGGCATGCTGGGGGCGTGCCACCACTGAGCCTGAACGAGCCCTCGGGTAGGTACCTGTCGTTCGAGGAGCGCGAGGAGATCGCGATCCTGCGGGCTACGGGCTTGGGCGTGCGGCAGATCGCCCGTGAGCTGGGGCGTGACCCGGGGACTGTCTCGCGGGAATTGCGGCGCAACGCTGCAACCCGCAGCGGGAAACAAGAGTATCGGGCGGTGGTGGCGCAGTGGAAAGCGCAACAGGCCGCGAAGCGCCCGAAAACTGCGAAACTCGTCTCTCACGTGGTGCTGCGTGAGTATGTGCAGGAGCGACTCTCCGGCAACATTCGCCGTTCTGACGGATCCGTGGTTGATGGGCCGACACCGGTGCCGTGGAAAGGGTTGAACAAGCCGCATCGGGCGGATCGTCGCTGGTCGCTTGCCTGGAGTCCCGAGCAGATCTCTCACCGGTTGACCATCGATTTCCCCGATGATGAATCCATGCGCATCAGCCCGGAGGCGATCTACCAGTCACTGTTCATCGAGGGTCGTGGCGGCCTGAAACGTGAGTTGGTCACCTGCTTGCGTACTGGGCGGGCGCTGCGCCGACCCCGGGAACGGTCACGGAATACACCCCAGGGTCACGTCACCGCGGACGTCGTGTTGTCCGAACGGCCCGCCGAGGCCGCCGATCGGGCGGTTCCCGGACACTGGGAGGGTGATTTGATCATCGGTACGGGCCGGTCGGCGATCGGGACGCTCGTGGAACGCTCGAGCCGTTGCACTATGTTGGTGCATCTGCCCCGCCTGACGGGATGGGGCGAGCAACCTGTCGTGAAGAACGGCCCCGCGTTGGGCGGCTACGGTGCTGGTGCGATGAACGCTGCGCTGAGCACGTCTCTCACAGCGCTGCCTGTTCAGTTACGCAAGACTCTCACCTGGGATCGTGGGAAAGAGCTCTCCGGACATGCGCAGGTCACGCTTGACACCGGAACCAAGGTCTTCTTCGCTGATCCACACTCGCCCTGGCAACGGCCCACGAATGAGAACACGAACGGGCTGCTACGTCAGTACTTCCCGAAAGGCACCGACCTCTCCCGCTGGTCGGCTGAGGACCTCGAAGCCGTCGCCATCGCGCTCAACAACAGGCCCCGAAAAATCCTCAACTGGAAGACCCCGGCCGAGGTATTCGCTGAGCAGCTACAGTTACTCCAACAACCCGGTGTTGCAACGACCGATTGA
- a CDS encoding 3-oxoacyl-ACP reductase, with the protein MTTTAPALSEQIVLVTGGARGLGRAISEAFLREGAKVIINYFSSAHAAEELAREHPGRAVAIRADVRDRGQVGALYAQAHAVFDAPVTTVVNNALVDFSFDGDARPKADEISYGRFENQFSGAIQGALNVIQAALPGFDESGSGRVVTIGTNLFQYPVVPYHDYTAAKAALLSLTRTFAADLGPRGVTVNMLSGGLLRTTDASAATPDEVFDLIAASTPLQSVTTPEEFADAILFFASPWARAVTGQNLVVDGGLVKD; encoded by the coding sequence ATGACCACAACTGCACCAGCCCTCTCCGAGCAGATCGTGCTCGTCACCGGCGGGGCCCGCGGCCTCGGCCGGGCCATCTCGGAGGCCTTCCTGCGCGAGGGCGCGAAGGTCATCATCAACTACTTCTCCAGTGCCCACGCTGCCGAGGAACTCGCCCGGGAGCATCCGGGCCGGGCGGTCGCCATCCGGGCGGACGTCCGCGACCGCGGGCAGGTCGGGGCGCTGTACGCGCAGGCACACGCGGTTTTCGACGCCCCGGTGACCACCGTGGTCAACAATGCCCTCGTGGACTTCTCCTTCGACGGTGACGCCCGGCCGAAGGCCGACGAGATCTCCTACGGACGTTTCGAGAACCAGTTCTCCGGCGCGATCCAGGGCGCCCTCAACGTCATCCAGGCCGCACTGCCCGGTTTCGACGAGTCCGGTTCGGGCCGCGTGGTCACGATCGGCACCAACCTCTTCCAGTACCCGGTGGTCCCGTACCACGACTACACCGCCGCCAAGGCCGCACTGCTCTCCCTGACCCGCACCTTCGCCGCGGACCTCGGGCCCCGGGGCGTCACCGTGAACATGCTCTCCGGTGGCCTGCTGCGCACCACGGACGCCAGTGCGGCCACACCGGACGAGGTGTTCGACCTCATCGCGGCGTCGACACCACTGCAGTCCGTGACCACGCCGGAGGAGTTCGCCGACGCGATCCTGTTCTTCGCCTCCCCGTGGGCGCGTGCCGTCACCGGCCAGAACCTGGTCGTCGACGGCGGACTGGTGAAGGACTGA